The DNA segment ACCGTTTTCTTGAACAATTTTCAAAGGTAACCGTTTTCAACAGGAAACGAGTGTATAGTTGGTGTTTAGTTATTTGCACCCTGTTATCTTTGCTAAGAAGTGCACAAAAAATCGTCAAATGCCTAGGTGTGGTTGCATATCGAGTACTTTTGCCACCTAAAAACCTACGGTAGTGTTTACacgtcatattattattattattattatatcggaCACGCATGAAAAGGATGCGATAGCTATTTCAACCTTAGACGAAGACCGCATAAGAACGAGTTCagaattccatatagtttttatttcagagcgcgTATTACTGTACTATCACCTTCAACATAAGATAATCGGTATCTCACATATTTCACTGAAGTTCAAAGATCCGAATTTTAGATGCCCTACGTATTGAAGTGCTCATTATAGCTGAAACgtccaatttcaaatcaaatcaaatttgcCGACGTTGGAACGTACCGGCAATAAGAGGGAAGTCAAAGcgaaataatttaataattatttgTATGGCTATTTTCAAACTTTTTTGCTTCGTACTCGGTACTCATGCAGATCCCTTCGTAAGctacaacatattaccagggagtctcgatggaaggcatatttcatgtgtaaaagtACACAAAACTTTTTTTCTATAGAAAACAACCACAAAATCTTTCGTCCTAAATCACTGATTTTTTTCTGACGGTGTAAAAGTGTTCTTTGAACATTcatgaactcatatctatgcgcaatgtcattatCAAATGCCGTATGCAAGACTgcaacaagcaaaagtccacacaGGTGTACCGGACGCATATTAGCTGCTTACCTTCTCTACGTGTTGGCGGTTCTAGCGAGCGCCTCAAAGGAAATAACTCGAGCTGGTAGTTTGGTAGTTTCATCATCCTTGTGACTATACAAAAGGCTAGCTAACTCCATTTGACCCCTTCATTtgcacctctccttcctccccccccccttccccacgccgAGGGACGGTCCCCAtatagagtatgtgtgtgtgtgtgtgtctgtctgcgtatgtgtgtgtgtgtgtgtctgtctgcgtatgtgtgtgtgtgtctgtctgcgtatgtgtgtgtgtctgtctgcgtatgtgtgtgtgtgtctgtctgcgtatgtgtgtgtgtctgtctgcgtatgtgtgtgtgtgtctgtctgcgtatgtgtgtgtgtctgtctgcgtatgtgtgtgtgtgtgtgtgtctgtctgcgtatgtgtgtgtgtgtgtagaaactaATATAATTTTGGTTTCAGAATAGCAAGACCTTGGTGGATCAGCGACGCGATGCCTCTCTCGCTGCACGAAGCCCTGATGAATCCCAAAACACTACGAGAACTGCAGCTGAACCCTAAGACTTTTAAGTACGTTAAATTGGAgtgtctacatatgtgtgtgagtgagtgtgtgtgtgtgtgtatgtatgcatgtatgtatatatatacatatatatatacatatatatatgtatgtatatatatgtatatatatacatatatatatatatatttatttatatacatatatatatacatatgtatatacatatatatatatatatatgtatatatatatgcatataattgtatatatatatatatatatatatatatatatatatatatatatatatatttatatatatgtatatctatatatatatgtaaatattgtatatatatatacatatatatgtatatatatatatatatatatacatatatatatatatatatatatatatatatatatatatatatatatatatatatatatggtatgtatgtatgcgtatatatatatatatatatatatatatatatatatatatatatatatatatatatatatatatgtgtgtgtgtgtgtgtgtgtgtgtgtgtgtgtgtgtgtttatatgtatatatatatacatatatatcgctctctctctctctctctctctttctcctttttttctgttcctctcatcttttcttttctgtggatcctttctcctattccttcacaTTCATTTCTATTGTAGTAACATCTAGCTCTGAAAAAAATTATTtctgattcttaaaaaaaatatctgaattGTGGTGTTACATGAGAGTAAGACAGACTCTTTACAGATccaattctttattttatatacatatttcttgacACTGGCTGTATTTTATGTAGGTGTAAATTTGAGATGTTCTGATGCTGAACGATCCCGGAGACCAATTTTACCGAATCATTTATTTAATGTATTCTTACTTATCCTCATTCCCGCGAGAGACATTttgtgagaaaggaggaagagaaaaacaataattacagttCATTCCAGACCCCACGGCTCAGCTGCTGCCTCCTCGTTCCAGGTTTCGTCAAGCGGTGGAGCTGAAGGTCGCCGGAGAGAGCTCAGCCTTCATGAACTTCCGCCCAGATCCGGCCATGGAGGGTCGAAGCATAATGGGCGGCCCCGTGGGAAATCTGGTCAGCTACTTGGCCAGGGCTCTGAATTTCACGTAGGCCAGGAGCTTCCCGGTAGTCCCTGTATGATTAACAATGAAGAACAGTTTGTTAACTACGCTTAGagaaatattttacatatatatttgcaactTTTTTCCTGGGTGTAAGTGTAGAATACGCAAAGCACAGTTTATgttaaagataaggaaaataaaaggctAGATTCTGTTTTCAGGTGGTACCCGGTGCGGCCGGCTGACGCAACCTTTGGTTCGAAGATGCCAAACGGAAGCTGGTCCGGCGTTATGGGATTAGTCAACAGGGGGGTAGGATTTACTCGAGGTTTTTGTTTTGCTTGAAAAAGAAGCCATTTATTTATCGTTATGTCTATATGTTCGAAAGTCATTGGATAAAAGCGCTTTCTATGACACCAAAGTCAgcaataaagaaaacataaaaatcgAATAAAGATTGGCGCaatagaaacaaaagagaaaatggaaatccaAATTCGGTAGATTATGTGACATTCAATTTGAACTTTCATTCCGTGACAATGGATATCATACAACACGCATACATTTCGCAGGAGGCAGACATGGGCTACGGACCTCTCCTGATGTCACTTGAGAGAAGCGAAGGCGTAGACTTCGGTGACACGCTGATGTTTTTTAATTTCAAAGTCATGTCCGGCAGAGGAAGCCCCGAGATGAACCCCTGGGGCTTTCtgtacccccttacccccttggTGTGGCTGGGCCTCTTTGTtgccttggtgtgtgtgtggttgtcttcgGTGCTGCTGCTTAACCATGCCTTGAGGTCCTCGTGGTTCGATCGGGTGGTTGGCCAGTTCACCATTCATATCCGCGTTCTCCTACGCCAAGGTAGATGTCCTTGTGGGATTCCTCACTATGTcacgagaggaaaagaaaaaggccgAGCACGTTTAGCTTTCTTATATAAGAGAGGAGACCTATTTTTCTGTTCACAGCTTGAACAGaaaagtattataaaaaaaaacatatgctgatgtaatctctctctctctctgctgagtataagtgtatgtatgtctgtgtctacgtGCTtatgaaggaggaataaggaagaaatatatttgtaaatatgtaggtaaagaaaaggggaaacggagagagagaaaaagaaaaagtaaaaaaaagaatagaaagaaaatgggtaattttctatattacgtccgcatgaccgatatcgacgattttggtatcgttggattcctctcactctatacaatgcaaatagataggttttattgcgcgctaacccccccgttagcgacaaacttggtcccgattgcgggggcgacgatgtcggagcgccggacgtaatatagaaaattaccctaataatttaacctcacagtgaaaataaccatagttattcacatgactttccattgcagggggctgcgccccctgcgaccccccctgggggggctgccgccccccaacccccgccgaggaaacaaaacctccaccacgtattcacggcaggatagagcgcacacgaactagatgcggagccgataacctacaataacctaggatttttaaggtactaacctgatttattaatgccgctaattactagggagggtgctcctttgccgcaaaatgtgaaggaggcagggtgcgtccggcaggaggtcctaggccggaggatacagcgacgctgcagcacacaggaagtgatgcaacctcacattcaggtgatggctgcccgcacctgccgcaatctttctcacgacgaaggaggccgtggcggaagcacatatctagcattttttcttggctaatggcaatctcgcgcagaaaatccgtctcggagtacgagcaccctccacactcggccatcgcggcgactatgactgacttctgaacgcgacggttatttcggttaggaatacgaatgtcgttattccagaggaagggaaactcgactttgaggccatcggtgtaacatcgaaaaaggcgcaaaaccccgccgacgagggcgggccaccgtgtttatcctgattatactacaatcgtctctatatacaatgctgattataataaggttaatatgctgattcagtgagaatcttacgaggtaatacgccccctgctccgacatcgacgatgattgtgtaacgctctagcctgccgtgaatacgtggtggaggttttgtttcctcggcgggggttggggggcggcagccccctgcaatggaaagttatgtgaataaccatggttattatggaaagttatgtgaataaccatggttattttcactgtgcgttatattattagtgctatttaacccgcattttccctggaacctttcatgccctcccctgctatcgggaccaagtttgtcgctaacggggggttagcgcgcattaataactatatatttgcaatgtggagagtgagaggaatccaacgataccaaaatcgtcgatatcggtcatgcggacgtaatatagaaaattgccAGAAAATGGACGAAATGAATATAAACAGAAGACCAAACTCCTGAACGCCAACCTAAGAACACATCCCCATTGCAGATCTACCCAAACGGTTTTCCCACGGGCGTGAAATGGCCTTGGTTGGCAGCTGGATGATGGTAACCATGATCGTCGTTATGGGCTACTCGAGCACCCTGGTCTCGCTCTTGGCCGCCAGGAACATCCCGCAGCCGATCCAGTCTCTGTCGGATCTTGTTCAGTCCGATAACGTTGTGATCCTGAAACCGAACAGCGGATCGACGACTTACGTTCTTGTAAGTTGTTCTCCTGTAAGCGTATATGTGCATGATTTCCGAATGCGATTTCTTTAAGAAGTAGAGGATTGTAGGACTGACCGATTTGATTTGTTGTTGATCCGTAAGAGCAAAATGCATTCTGTGTacattttttctttagtttcagCCAAGTAGCATCAGCAAAATGCCAGTCTCGCCTAATGTCTCCTCGTTACTGCGTTCCAGATACAGGAAAAACACAGGATGAACAAATCTGAAGCTGCTCTCAGCTTTTCTTGTTCATATCATATTGACAGTACATCTGTTTACCTGTCGTTTTATATGTCTAtcaaaatctatctatttacgtacctatttatttgtctattttctttctatctatctataactctctctttatcaatcatcTCATGTCTCTATCtactattaaacacacacacacaatcacaatgaACCCATCTCCCTACTCACACATATGCCTTCAAGTACAGTAACGTTACGTATTGAATTAttctcgggcccacactttcacctacAGCCAACCATGGGCTTTGGCAAAATGGCAGGCAATAGCTTAAGAATCCTTTTTGACGACCTGCCTCTCCCTCAACAGAGCTCGACGTCGGGCATCTACAAAGAGCTGGGGGACCTGCGCCACAAGAACAGGATGGCTTTCATCAAGTCGAAGGACAGGGGCACGGCGATCGACACCCTGGTCCGCGAGGGTCATCACTCCTTGTATGACGTGGACTTCAGCTTAGCTAATCTCATATCGGATGACTTCTCCATAATGGGTAGACTGATTTCGGAAGTTGTGAAATAAATGACTTGAATGCGTGTGCTTTTGGGTACCGTGCGGGAAAACAACAGATATTTTAGTAATgacggatacaaaaaaaaaaaaaaaaaaaaaaaaaaaaggtgttattCTCATGCCAAGCTCTGGATCTAAAACATGAACAGTGTAGTAATGTTCTGTAGGGGGTTGTAGAGACAAAGTGGgacggggaagagaaaaaaagatggctTGGTAAGTACTTCCAATATTTTATGTAGCGATGCACAGGACGTCCGTGCATAAAAATGACCAAGATTTCTCCCAGGGCGCTGCGATTTCTACCTGAGTCGCGAGTCCAGCCTGGCGAGTCCGGCGAGCGTGGGTGTGACCCCAGGGAGCCCCATCCTTCCGGCCCTCAACCACAGGTCAGTCGCAGGAGCATGACTCCAGACTTACCATCCATCAGCCAAGTGAGCTTTCAGTCAGAAATTTGTTTGAAAGCTGGTGCTTTTGTCCTTGAAGAGTCGTCTTTCTCCCGCAGGATCCACAACGTGCTGGCGGCCGGCCTCTTCGACTACTGGCTAGGGCAGGCCATCAGGAACTCGACCGTCTGCCGCAAGGCGCCCAACACCATCACTGTGCGGGCGCCGCTCTCCCTCAAGGTCTGCTGGGTGAGTGCTGATAATAATGCCAGTGGCAACTTTGTCGATTTAAGGCGTTGAAAgattataaccataataaaataTTTGCTATCGTCTTAGTTGGTGTACTGTCACCAATATGTTCATTGTCACGAACACTATTACTTTCGTGTTAATGATATCGCTTTCTCTGCCCGTATTGTGTGCACAGGGAATGTTTACCGTGTGGGGGGTCGGGCTCCTCTTGGCCCTGCTTACCTTCAGCCTGGAATTCGTCGTTGCCAACGCCTTCGCAGGCCGCGCTCCGCCCTCATCGGAAAATGTGGAGTGATGCATTGGTCAAatgatatacgtacacacacacacgcacacaccaaatatAAACCTGGGAATTATCAATCATCGTACATAAAGGAATGTCACCTAGTTTATAGTAACCAATATGAAGAAACATCTTACTCCTCTGGGAAAAATTCCAAATTATTTGTGTTCATAACGTTGTGCACTCACGCTGACATTTGAAGCACACGCTCGCTTTGTTCTTCAGTCATATAGGATAACCAAATCAGTCGGCCTCAATATTTTGTCAAGAGGAGCGAgagaatgaatgatgatgaaagttGAGTTTCTTTCATGACTGGAGCTACACAATCACAAAATCGGACTgaataaaacattaaaagaaaTACTATAGAAGGAACTAATCTGTTTTATTAGAGTAATCACAAGGAAGTGGAAAAACGAAATGTGGAAGAACAATCAGTTTTATTAGTATACTGTATTGAATCAAGGAACCAAAGCCTCgcttaaaaatagaaaatgaaaaccataatattctcatttcccttccaaTAATGAACATGTTTGTGAAATTGGgaaactcaaacacatacacatacaagtaaaTCAACGACAATTAGATATGGCATAGATGCTCTGCTACAGAAAATGGCCTTTAATTTGCATTGGCagacaaataaaacaatgataaccaatacaaatacaaatgttaAGGGTAAATATTCATCATATATCACCAAGACGTGCGTTTGAGTATTCGTTTTATAAAAGTacttattctaaaaaaaatacaaaggtaTGTTAGTAGTGAAAAAACGGACACCTCGACATCACTTTTTACTTTGGTCCGAAGCGTCTAGAATACTCATGTTGTTTCCTCTGCGCCTGTTCTGCAAGTGAGCCTGGAATGGAGGGTGGGAAGTGCTCATTGAGGAAACACTCGACTTATATAAGTTTAATATTTTGTTAATGTACAGTGGATATTAGTCATTTAGATAATACCATAgtatctatccc comes from the Penaeus vannamei isolate JL-2024 chromosome 8, ASM4276789v1, whole genome shotgun sequence genome and includes:
- the LOC113821729 gene encoding probable glutamate receptor, translating into MPLSLHEALMNPKTLRELQLNPKTFKFRQAVELKVAGESSAFMNFRPDPAMEGRSIMGGPVGNLVSYLARALNFTWYPVRPADATFGSKMPNGSWSGVMGLVNRGEADMGYGPLLMSLERSEGVDFGDTLMFFNFKVMSGRGSPEMNPWGFLYPLTPLVWLGLFVALVCVWLSSVLLLNHALRSSWFDRVVGQFTIHIRVLLRQDLPKRFSHGREMALVGSWMMVTMIVVMGYSSTLVSLLAARNIPQPIQSLSDLVQSDNVVILKPNSGSTTYVLSSTSGIYKELGDLRHKNRMAFIKSKDRGTAIDTLVREGHHSLYDVDFSLANLISDDFSIMGRCDFYLSRESSLASPASVGVTPGSPILPALNHRIHNVLAAGLFDYWLGQAIRNSTVCRKAPNTITVRAPLSLKVCWGMFTVWGVGLLLALLTFSLEFVVANAFAGRAPPSSENVE